The Thermodesulfobacteriota bacterium genome includes a region encoding these proteins:
- the nadA gene encoding quinolinate synthase NadA: MSNMVKIAEEIKRLKQQKNAVILAHNYQLPEVQDIADFTGDSLALSQEAADTEADIIVFCGVHFMAETASIISPDKKVLIPDEKAGCSLADTINAEQLKSWKQENPNAVVVSYVNTTAEVKALSDYCCTSANAVQVVKSVPEDKEILFLPDMFLGAYAAKVTGRKINIWPGECHVHAGIRKQDIEDMQHEHPEAEMIVHPECGCTTNLLYQIGEEAHTNGNGNGNGNRNGNGKANGNIKFLSTGGMIRHAKESESKEFIIATETGMLHPLRKANPDKVFRPIKESAVCKYMKMITLPKVLRSLEEEIVEVKVPLDIAMQAKKSIDRMLEITA, from the coding sequence ATGAGTAATATGGTAAAGATTGCAGAAGAAATTAAGAGACTAAAACAGCAAAAAAATGCAGTGATTTTAGCCCATAACTACCAACTTCCTGAAGTCCAGGACATTGCTGACTTCACAGGGGACTCCCTTGCCCTCTCACAGGAAGCTGCCGATACCGAGGCTGATATAATCGTGTTTTGCGGGGTTCATTTCATGGCCGAGACAGCATCCATTATTTCACCGGACAAGAAAGTACTTATCCCCGATGAGAAAGCAGGCTGCTCTCTTGCTGATACCATTAACGCTGAGCAGCTTAAAAGCTGGAAACAAGAAAACCCAAATGCCGTTGTGGTTTCATACGTAAACACAACCGCTGAGGTAAAAGCGCTTAGTGATTATTGCTGTACCTCGGCAAATGCTGTTCAGGTTGTAAAATCTGTTCCTGAAGATAAAGAGATACTTTTTTTGCCTGACATGTTCTTGGGAGCATACGCTGCTAAAGTTACAGGTAGAAAAATTAATATCTGGCCAGGTGAGTGCCACGTGCATGCGGGTATTCGAAAGCAGGACATCGAGGATATGCAGCACGAGCATCCAGAAGCAGAAATGATAGTACACCCGGAGTGCGGATGTACTACAAACTTGTTATATCAAATAGGGGAAGAAGCTCATACGAATGGAAATGGGAATGGAAATGGAAATAGAAACGGTAACGGTAAAGCGAATGGGAATATAAAATTCCTATCTACAGGCGGGATGATAAGACATGCAAAAGAGTCTGAATCTAAAGAATTTATAATAGCAACTGAAACAGGCATGCTGCATCCGCTCAGAAAAGCTAACCCCGATAAGGTATTTCGTCCAATAAAAGAGAGCGCGGTTTGTAAGTATATGAAAATGATTACTCTACCCAAGGTGCTTAGGTCACTTGAAGAAGAAATTGTTGAAGTGAAAGTGCCGCTCGATATTGCTATGCAGGCCAAGAAATCAATTGACCGAATGCTTGAGATAACAGCCTAG
- the nadC gene encoding carboxylating nicotinate-nucleotide diphosphorylase — MEELNINWDKVDLILENSLIEDLGSGDVTTNAIFSPDQRCEAYVVAKQKGIVSGVEVAKRIFTKLDPNSSFTQNLNDGNIVEPGWEILRIHASVRAVLSGERLALNLLQRMSGIATQTSKYVDALKGFNTEILDTRKTVPGLRVLDKYAVACGGGQNHRFGLYDLVMIKDNHIKAAGGIENALELVRSKYAGKYKIEVETSNLNEVGQALKSGADIIMLDNMSTDIMKEAVILIDGKAFTEASGGITLKGLSKIAETGVDFISVGALTHSVQALDISLYMV, encoded by the coding sequence ATGGAAGAACTTAATATTAATTGGGATAAGGTTGATTTAATTTTAGAGAATTCTCTTATAGAGGATCTTGGATCTGGAGATGTAACGACAAATGCGATTTTCTCACCAGACCAAAGATGCGAAGCTTATGTTGTGGCAAAACAAAAGGGCATAGTTTCAGGCGTAGAAGTAGCAAAAAGAATATTTACAAAATTAGACCCTAATTCTTCTTTTACTCAAAACTTAAATGACGGCAATATTGTAGAGCCCGGTTGGGAAATTCTAAGAATTCATGCCAGCGTTAGAGCCGTTTTATCAGGCGAGCGGCTTGCTCTGAATTTACTTCAGCGCATGTCAGGCATAGCAACGCAGACATCTAAGTATGTAGATGCGCTTAAAGGCTTTAATACCGAAATACTTGATACCAGAAAAACCGTCCCAGGGCTAAGAGTTTTAGACAAATATGCAGTTGCTTGCGGGGGAGGACAGAATCACCGTTTTGGCCTTTACGATCTTGTTATGATCAAAGATAATCACATAAAAGCTGCGGGCGGGATAGAAAATGCGCTAGAGCTGGTTCGCAGCAAATACGCCGGCAAGTATAAGATAGAGGTTGAAACTTCTAATCTAAATGAAGTAGGGCAGGCCCTTAAATCTGGGGCGGATATAATAATGCTGGATAATATGAGCACAGATATTATGAAAGAGGCCGTCATATTAATCGATGGAAAAGCTTTCACTGAAGCCTCAGGCGGCATTACGCTTAAAGGCCTATCCAAAATTGCCGAAACCGGAGTTGATTTTATATCTGTTGGCGCTCTAACACACTCCGTACAGGCGCTGGACATATCCCTCTATATGGTATAA
- the nadB gene encoding L-aspartate oxidase, with translation MNSKNNIESHSDFLIIGSGLAGLYAALYASTFGSVILLTKSTIEESNSFWAQGGIAAAMDPQDSTWFHIEDTLRAGRGLCNREAVEILVEEGRQRVIDMMDLGMEFDTGDAGLELGLEGGHTKRRVLHAGGTSTGKEMVRFLISAVEKNPSITKYENTGVVKLLSDNKRCYGALALDNNFNSKIILSKATILATGGASALYKRTTNPKGSVGEGIALSYQAGAQITDMEFVQFHPTAFYSENGESFLISEALRGEGAYLLNSKERRFMTEYSEYAELAPRDIVSRSIFTEMNTSGEDNVYLDLRHIESDYIKNRFTNIYDFCLSSGVDVTKDLVPVAPAAHYTIGGVKTGLYGETNIKGLFACGEVASTGVHGANRLASNSLLECVVFAKRSVDGAVVDLEQDQQLPDLSSLNLKEHKFEYSESQSNQLSHIKRAVSQILNSQVGIVRDGSGVRSAIQNLEKIAKSVEEFSGYYRLKFNMALDAALLIAKFSLIREETRGVHIREDFSGENSDWAKHIVVIKGKEPKYSPVN, from the coding sequence ATGAATAGTAAAAATAATATTGAGTCTCACAGCGATTTTCTTATCATAGGAAGCGGGCTTGCAGGGCTTTACGCTGCGCTCTATGCATCAACTTTTGGCTCAGTGATACTTCTCACAAAATCTACAATTGAGGAAAGCAATTCCTTTTGGGCACAGGGCGGGATTGCGGCTGCTATGGATCCACAGGACTCCACGTGGTTTCATATTGAAGATACTCTAAGAGCAGGACGAGGGCTCTGCAACAGAGAGGCGGTTGAAATTCTGGTTGAAGAAGGGCGTCAAAGAGTTATCGATATGATGGACCTTGGCATGGAGTTTGACACAGGAGATGCCGGGCTTGAGCTTGGACTTGAAGGTGGCCACACCAAAAGACGCGTCCTGCATGCGGGGGGCACTTCTACAGGAAAAGAGATGGTCAGGTTTTTGATTTCAGCAGTTGAGAAAAATCCTTCCATCACAAAATATGAGAACACAGGTGTTGTTAAGCTCCTCTCAGATAATAAAAGATGCTACGGAGCACTCGCCCTAGATAACAATTTCAACTCAAAAATAATACTTTCTAAGGCTACCATACTCGCAACCGGTGGGGCCTCAGCGCTTTATAAGAGAACTACAAATCCCAAAGGCTCTGTCGGAGAGGGTATAGCACTTTCATACCAAGCTGGTGCCCAGATTACTGATATGGAATTTGTCCAGTTTCATCCAACAGCGTTTTATAGCGAAAACGGGGAGAGTTTTTTGATCAGCGAAGCACTTAGAGGAGAGGGGGCTTATCTTCTAAATAGCAAAGAAAGAAGGTTTATGACCGAGTACAGCGAATACGCTGAGCTTGCGCCAAGAGATATTGTCTCACGCTCAATATTTACCGAAATGAATACATCGGGAGAGGATAATGTTTACCTAGACCTAAGACATATAGAATCTGACTATATTAAAAATCGCTTCACTAATATTTATGATTTTTGTCTTAGCTCAGGGGTGGATGTAACAAAAGATTTAGTCCCTGTTGCGCCAGCTGCACACTACACGATAGGCGGTGTAAAAACTGGGTTATATGGCGAGACAAACATAAAGGGCCTGTTTGCCTGCGGTGAGGTTGCCTCAACAGGCGTTCATGGTGCTAATAGACTTGCAAGCAATTCTCTATTAGAGTGCGTGGTTTTTGCCAAACGCTCAGTAGACGGTGCTGTTGTAGATTTAGAACAAGATCAACAATTGCCTGATTTATCTTCTCTAAACCTAAAGGAGCATAAATTTGAATACTCAGAGTCTCAGTCAAATCAACTGTCCCACATAAAAAGAGCGGTATCGCAAATTCTAAACAGCCAGGTTGGTATAGTCAGAGACGGGAGTGGAGTTAGGAGCGCTATACAAAACTTAGAGAAGATTGCTAAATCAGTAGAAGAATTCTCTGGTTACTATAGACTAAAATTTAATATGGCGCTCGATGCGGCGCTTTTGATAGCGAAATTCTCATTAATTAGAGAAGAGACGAGGGGAGTTCATATTAGAGAGGACTTTTCAGGCGAAAATAGCGACTGGGCAAAACACATTGTGGTTATAAAGGGCAAAGAGCCCAAGTATTCCCCTGTAAATTAA
- a CDS encoding LexA family transcriptional regulator: MSRDNSHNASLLISKLKQYYSFGNDKELADFLGIAPNTLASWKSRNSLDWPLIFAKCEDVSMEWLINDIGPPSSSLFEEYFTNTGALLSKKSTYILSESKEPSKYKGDETSDNSESEKVVLLVPVHGKIGDGDLTYYKERDPDDQITVPLNVHSQGMYYFTVSGDSMFPVIRESSSVGIDTDDKKVISGEIYAVWLRSEGVTLKYLFSTHKSLIVKSENPHYPQIEVPNDELEDFEDLIIGRMRYLSQVYE, encoded by the coding sequence ATGTCAAGAGATAATTCACATAACGCGAGTTTGTTAATATCTAAGCTCAAGCAGTATTATAGTTTTGGCAATGATAAGGAATTAGCTGATTTCTTGGGTATTGCGCCGAATACACTTGCGAGCTGGAAGTCTAGAAACTCATTAGATTGGCCGCTGATATTCGCCAAATGCGAAGATGTGAGCATGGAATGGCTTATAAATGATATTGGTCCGCCTTCATCTTCTTTGTTTGAGGAGTATTTTACTAATACAGGAGCTCTGCTGTCCAAAAAGAGCACATATATACTCTCAGAATCCAAGGAGCCTTCTAAATATAAAGGTGATGAAACTTCAGACAATTCTGAAAGTGAAAAGGTAGTCCTGCTTGTGCCGGTACATGGAAAGATAGGAGATGGTGATCTTACTTATTATAAAGAAAGAGATCCTGACGATCAGATTACAGTCCCACTAAATGTTCACTCCCAAGGTATGTACTATTTCACTGTATCAGGTGACAGCATGTTTCCTGTAATTAGAGAGAGCTCTAGTGTTGGTATAGATACTGATGACAAAAAAGTTATAAGCGGCGAAATCTATGCAGTGTGGCTCCGCTCTGAAGGTGTAACTCTTAAATATTTATTTTCTACTCATAAATCACTGATCGTGAAATCTGAAAATCCACATTACCCTCAGATCGAGGTCCCCAATGATGAACTCGAGGATTTTGAGGATCTAATAATAGGGCGAATGAGGTATCTCTCACAAGTCTATGAATAG